CAAACTCTACTGGAACATCTTTTAAACTATGAACTGCAATATCTGCTTGTTTATTTGAAAGTGCAATCTCTAACTCTTTAGTAAATAAACCCTTTCCCCCAATTTTAGCTAAAGGTACATCTAAAATCTTATCAGCTTTTGTTGAAAATGTTTCTAACTCAATTTGCATATCTGGATAATGCTTAAGTAGTTGTTCTTTTATATATTCACTTTGCCATAAAGCTAATTTACTTTTTCTTGTTGCTATTACTAATTTTTTCATATTACCTTCCTAATTGTTTGTATTTATTTTTTGTTTTATCTTGTTCACCATTTACAAAAATTGTTGGTGTACCCTCAACCATAACATATTCACCCATAAGTATATCAGTTTCAATCTCTTTTTGAATCTCTTTACTTTGAATTTCATCAAGTTTAATATTAGTTTTTAAAACTTTATTAAAAGCATTTAAAATCTTTTTTTCATCTGTCTCATTAGAGTTAAAATATGGATCAAAATCTGCTTCATAAACTTTTAAAGTAACATCTTTTACGCCTTTATTAGAAGCAACTAACATAGCTTTTGATAAAGCATTTGCAGCTTTATGTATTTGAAGTAAAGGAAAGTGATAATAGTATAAAGCAATATTTTGGCTATTTTTATTTACAAATTTAATAATATCTGGCACATAATCTAAACAAAATGGACATAAAGGATCAGAAAATATCACTATTTTATCTTTTGCATTATGATTACCAGCAATTAATCTTTTTTTATCATAATACTTGCTTGTTAAAGGTAATGTCATCATCTCTTT
The window above is part of the Malaciobacter marinus genome. Proteins encoded here:
- a CDS encoding DsbA family protein, producing the protein MSFISKILFISLFLITSISANSIDDKILEFEKNRFSNNKRVEIKNLSINFKKSLSVKNWYGYIIDIDAKIADKNVKAKDIVFSNGTVVSPDLFDIKTGNSLKEMMTLPLTSKYYDKKRLIAGNHNAKDKIVIFSDPLCPFCLDYVPDIIKFVNKNSQNIALYYYHFPLLQIHKAANALSKAMLVASNKGVKDVTLKVYEADFDPYFNSNETDEKKILNAFNKVLKTNIKLDEIQSKEIQKEIETDILMGEYVMVEGTPTIFVNGEQDKTKNKYKQLGR